Genomic segment of Pukyongiella litopenaei:
CCGCTGATGGCGCTCGCCGCCTTCGCGCTGATCGGGGCGCTGTCGGCCCTTTCATTGAAGGACACACGAACATGAATCGACGCGGCCTGATCCTGTCCGTTCTTGCCCTCGGCGCCGCCGGTTTCGGCGGAGCCACCTGGTTTGCAATCCGCCCCGGCCCAGTGGCCGAAGCGGAGCCCGTTGCTCCGGAACTTGCGGAGGCGATGATCCGCCCCTACTCGCCCATCCTCGGGCCTGCGGATGCGCCCGTCACGATCGTCGAATTCTTCGATCCGGCCTGCGAGGCCTGTCGCGCCTTTCATCCCATCGTGAAGGACATCATGGCCGAGCATGGGGAAGCTGTCCGCGTCGTGATCCGCTACACGCCCTTCCACGGCGCGGCATCCGAGGAAGCCATCCGCGTGCTCGAAGCGGCGCGCATGCAGGACGTTTACGTGCCGGTGCTCGAGGCCGTTCTGCGGGAACAGCCGAGATGGGCGTCGCACGGTGCCCCGGCGCCTGGCCTGATCCTTCAGATCGCCGCCACGGCCGGACTCGATGCCGAAGCCGCGCGCACGCAAATGCTGGCACCCGGTGTCGTGGCGATCCTTAACCAGGATCGTGCTGACGTCGAGGCCGTGGGAATTCGCCAGACGCCCACATTCTTTGTGAACGGCAAGCCGCTCGATCCATTCGGGGAGGCAGAGTTGCGTCGTCTGGTGGCCGCCGAAGTCGCTGCCGCGCAAAGCTGAATGGAAAGGGCAGGATCAGAACGATGAAAAAGTATATTTTGACTGGCACACTGGCCGCGCTTTTGACCCTTGGAGGGCTCTCGGTGCCCGCGCTGGCCGGACCCGAGGATGTTGTCGTCGAGAACGCGTGGTCCCGCGCCTCCATCGGGATGAACCGTCCCGGGGCCGCTTACATGACGATCCGCAACACTGGCGACGAGCCGGTGACGCTGATCGGCCTTACAACACCGCTCGCGATGATGCCCGAAATCCACGAGACGAAGACCAATGCCGAAGGTGTGAGCTCCATGAGCCCGGCGGGGGAGATCGCGATCGCCCCGGGCGAGAGCGTCGCGCTCGAACCGGGGGGCCTGCACGCAATGCTGATGCGGCTACAAGAACCGATGACGGAAGGGGACACCTTTCCGCTGACCCTGCTTTTCGACGACGGAGGCGAAGTGACGGTCAAGGTGCCGATCCTCGGAATCGCCGCGCGGGGGCCAGAGGACTGATGCGGCGACGGGCGGTCCTGGGGTACGGCGCGGCTGGTGTCGGGGCGGTCGCCCTGATGCTCTTCGTCGGTTGGTGGCAGGTCGATGGACCCGGTGGACCCGAACCTGTCGGGCAGCGGCCTGTGGCCCTGACCGAGATGGATTTCCGTCTGACGGATCATGAGGGCAACGCGGTCGGGCCGGAAACCCTGATCGGTCGCCCGACGATGGCGTTCTTCGGCTTCACCTACTGTCCCGATGTCTGCCCGACCACGCTTTCTGACATTTCGGGATGGCTCGACGATCTGGGAGACGAGGCCGACGAGATGAACGTGGTTTTCATCACGGTCGATCCCGAGCGCGACACTGTCGAAACGATGGCCGAATATGTCGGCTACTTCCATCCGGCGATCCGCGGCTGGACGGGACCGGAAGAGCAGATAGCGCGCGTCGCGGACGGCTTCCGCGCCACCTACGAGCGAGTACCGGCGGAGAGCGGCGATTACACGATGAACCACACCGCGAGCGTCTTCCTGTTCGCAGCCTCTGGGCGATTCGTCACCATGATCGACTATCACGAGCCCAAAGAATTCGCGGTGCCGAAGATCCGCCGCGCGCTGGAAGAAGAAATGGAGGGGGCGACATGAGGCTCAGAACTTTGGCGGCTTGTGTCGCAATTGCGGGGACGGTTTCGGGAGCGGCTATCGCCATCTCTGATTCCATGTCGAAAGAACCCGTGCCGCCGGAACTTGCCCAGGCAGGTAGCTGGATGCCCCAAGGTCCTGAAGCCCCCCAGAACGTTGACATCCCCGTGACGCTGCCCGCGGCGGCATGGGCAGACGATGCACCCGACCTCAGCCCGCTGCCCCTTCTGCAGGCCGCGTTTGCCGACAGGCCGGTGCAAGCGATCGAGCCACCCCTGTCGACGTGGTCGCGCGACATTGCTCCGGGCGAAACGCTCGATTTCTTGCTGTCAGAGGCCGGTCTTGCGGCACCTGACAGAGCCGAAGTTGCCCTCGCGCTTGGTGCGGAATACGATCTGCGACGGCTGCGGCCGGGGCACTCGGTCACTGTCGCTTCGACCGTGGACGGCAGCCCCCGCACCGTCTCACTCGCCGTCGAGGACGGGGTTCGGATCGAGGTGGTTTTCGGCGAGCAGATGTCCACGCAGGTCGTGGCTCCGGATCCGGAAATCGTAACCCTTGCCGGCGAAGCCATGATCGACAGCTCGATCTTCGCGGCACTCGACGAAGCCGGCATACCCGCCCGTTTTTCCGTGGACCTTGCGCAGATGCTGGGTGGGACCGTGGATTTCCGCCGCGAGATGGCCGGTGGCGAAACACTAAGGCTTCTCTGGCGTGAGGCGCGGGTCGGAGAGGACAGGATCGGACAGCCCGAACTCGCCTTCGCCGCACTGGAGATCGGCGGTTCGCTTTACGAGATCGTATGGCCGGACGACGGCAGCGGTCAGGCGACGATCTACGTCGATGGCGAGGTGCTGCGCGTCTTCGCACAGCCGGTAGAGGGTGCGCGCCTCAGCTCGGTGTTCGGACGCCGCACGCATCCGGTCTTTGGCAACGTCCGGATGCACACCGGCGTCGATTTTGCAGCGGCACGTGGGACACCGGTTCAAGCGACGGCACCGGGGCGGGTCAATTTCATCGGCTGGCGCGGCGGATATGGTCGCGTGGTCGAAATCTTGCACGGCTCCGACACCATGACGCGCTACGCGCATCTGAGCGCCGTGCCGGAAGACTTGGCACAAGGCCAACGCGTTGCGGCGGGAGACGTGATCGGCCGCGTCGGCGCGACTGGCACGGCGACAGGTCCGAACCTGCACTATGAGGTGCTCGTGGATGGGCGCCCGACTGACCCCCTCTCTGACGACCGGCTCGCCGAAGCGGCCGAGAGCGATGCGGATGATACCGCCGCGCTCTCGCGTCTGGCCGAGGCGCGGGCGCTTCTGAATGAAAACCTCGGCAGCGAGATTGCCAAAACGACAACCGAAAGGCTCTGACCCATGAAACGCATGACACAAGTTCTTGCCATCACGCTCGCCCTGTTCCCAGCGGCCCAGGCCCTCGCAGAGGCAACGGCGATCGACGTCCGCAAGACCAACGGATGCGGCTGCTGCCTCTCGTGGATGAAACATCTCGAAGAGAACGGGTTTGTGCCGACCGGCCAGGACATGTTCGGCGGGCTTCTCGTGCGCTTCAAGCTAGACAACGGCGTGCCGCAGCGCATGGTCTCCTGCCACACCGCGCTCATTGACGGCTACGTGATCGAGGGCCATGTACCGGCCGCTGACATCCGCCGCCTTCTCGAGGAGCGCCCGGACGCCGTCGGCCTCGCTGTTCCGGGGATGCCCTATGGCTCGCCCGGCATGGGGCCAGAAGACGACCGCGAGGCCTATGATGTCTTCCTCATCCGCAAGGACGGGTCGACGGAAGTCTTTTCGAGCTACGCCGAAGGATAATCTGGCCCGCCCATGGAAAATCTGTCTCCGATAATGCTCGGCTTTCTCGGAAGTCTTGCCGCCGGATCGCTCACAGCAGTCGGAGCAGTTCCCGTGCTGTTCGGGCGCATCCCGTCTCGGGCCACACGCGATCTGTCGCTCGGCTTCGCTGCCGGTGTGATGCTCGCCGCTTCTTTCTTTTCGCTGATCATCCCGGCATTGGATGCGGCGGAGCCGATGTTCGAAAACGGCGCGATGCCTGCGGCCATCGTATGCGTTTCGATTCTTCTGGGCATGGGGGCTGTCGCCCTGATGAACGAAAAGCTGCCGCACGAGCACTTCAAGACGGGACGCGAAGGGCCCGAAGCGGCGTCTTTGCGGCGGGTCTGGCTGTTCATCATCGCAATCACGATCCACAACTTCCCCGAAGGCCTTGCGGTTGGGGTCGGCTTCGGATCCGGAGGTATGGAGGGCGGTCTGCCGCTCGCCATCGGCATCGGGCTTCAGAATGCGCCCGAAGGATTGGCCGTCGCTGTATCTCTGCTGGGCGAGGGATATCCGAAGCTGCGCGCCTGGGGCATCGCGGCGCTGACGGGCATGATCGAGCCGATTGGCGGTTTGCTCGGGGCCGGCATCATCACACTGTCGGAACCGCTGCTTCCATGGGGTCTGGCCTTTGCCGCGGGCGCAATGCTCTACGTCATTAGCCACGAAATCATCCCCGAAACCCATCGCAGCGGCCATCAGAACAGGGCGACGCTCGGTCTCGCAGTCGGGCTCGTTCTGATGCTGTTCCTTGATGTCTGGTTGGGATGAGGCAATGTCACTAAACAAGGTATCTCCGATGATCGGCGTCTTCGCAGCACTTGCTGCGTTCGCGATCGATCAGATCACCAAAGCCATTGTCGTTGCGAATGCCGTCACTTTAAGCGCCGGAATTCCCGTGTTTCCGGGATTCAACCTCGTCTTTTATCGTAATGACGGCGTGACTTTCGGGATGTTGGGCGGCGCGCCGTGGTGGAGCCTCATCGCTTTCGCTCTTGCCATCTGTGTTTGGCTGGGGGTTATGCTGTTTCGCGCCGACAATGCGGTGGAAACGCTTGCCTACGGTGCGATCATTGGCGGAGCCCTGGGCAATGTCATCGATCGTGTGCGGTATCGGGCTGTAACAGACTTTCTCGATTTCTACATTGGCACAACACATTGGCCTGCCTTCAACTTGGCCGATGTATTTGTCGTCAGTGGCGTGGGGCTCTTGCTCGCCGCGCCATGGATCAGCGCGCGGCGTTCGATCAAGTCGTGAAGCCGGAAATTCTGAACCGCATCGCTCTGCGCCACCGTTTGCTTTCGCGGATGACGCTTGGTTTCGCCGCCGGGGCGATGACCGTTCTGACTTTCCCGCCTCTTTCGATTCTCCTGCTCGTTCCCGTTGCCTATTCCGCGTTGTTTGTCGGGCTTCGCGATCTCTCCTTCGGGCGCGCTTTCCTCGTCGGCTGGGCGTTTGGTCTCGGCCAGTTCGGTTTCGGGATTTGGTGGATCGCGGAAAGTTTCTACGTCGAGGCCGAGCGGTTTGGGACGATGGCGATTCCGGCGGTCGCGGGATTGTCCGCAGGTCTCGCGATTTTCCCAGCCATTGCCGCTGCGCTTTTTGCCGAAATCGCGCGGCGCGGAGCCATGGGCAGTCTCTTGGCCTGCCTCCTGTTCGCGACCTCCTGGACCGTGGCCGAGTGGTTGCGTGGTCACGTTCTGACAGGGTTTCCCTGGAACCTGGCCGGTTACGCACTTGTAGACTACGCCGCCCTTCGCCAGACCGCCGCCTGGGTCGGAAGCTATGGGCTAAGCTTTCTCACCGTGTTCGTCGCGGTACTCCCTGGCGCGGCTGCTATGGCGTCCGGGCGGCAACGATTGACCATCTCGCTCATGGCGCTGGCCGGAATCGCGACGATGTGGGCTGTCGGCACGCTGCGCCTCCAGTCGGATGCACAACAGCCACCCGGTGTCGACCTGCGCATCGTCCAGGGCAACATTCCACAAGAGGAGAAATGGGCTCCCGAGAACCGCGAGGCGACCTTCGCGCGCTATCTTGAGCTTTCAACCCGGCCCGGCGATTTCGACGTGCTTCTCTGGCCGGAAACCGCCTTTCCGGGTTTCCTCGATGAGGATACGGAGGCACGGGCCCGCATTGCCGCAGCGCTACCAGACGGCAGAGTGCTGCTTACCGGTGTGCCGGACCGTGTACCGAGCGAGGATGGCACCCGATATTTCAACACGGTCCAGGCATTTGACGAGACCGGCGAGATCCTGACCGGATACGCGAAACACCATCTCGTGCCCTTCGGCGAATATGTGCCATTCCGCGGCTGGTTGCCCATCGAGCGGCTCACGGCGGGTCTGGGCGATTTTACGCCCGGACCGGGCCCGAGAACGCTTGCGCTTCCGGGTGTGCCGCTGGTCGCCGTGGCGATCTGCTATGAGATCATCTTCCCAGGGCATGTGGTCGACGACCTGTTCCGGCCGGACTGGATTTTCAACGCGACAAACGATGCCTGGTTTGGCACCAGCATCGGACCCGAGCAGCATCTGGCTTCCGCACGTATGCGCGCCGTAGAGGAAGGCCTTCCAGTCATCCGAGCCGCGAATACGGGCATCTCTGCGGTCATCGACGCGAGCGGAGAGATCGTTGCGCGGCTCGATACCGGCGAAACGGGCATCATCGACGCTAGCCTGCCCTCCGCGCGACCGCCGACACTCTACGCGAGCTTCGGGGACTGGATGCTGTTGGCGCTCATCTTGGCTTCGTGGAGCTGGGCAATGGCGCCAATGCGACGGCTCACTACCGCCGCATGAGAAAGACCGTCATGCAAAGATGTGGATAGGTGTCCCGTCCTTCACCATTGCATAGATGTCCTCGATCTCCCGATCCGTGACCGCGATGCAGCCAGCTGTCCAGTCGCGGACATTTGTCGGGTCGATGCCGGGGCGTGGGCCACCATGGATGAAGATGTCGCCGCCGGGGGAAAGGCCCTGCGCTTCGGCAAAGGCGATGTCGGCCTCGTTCGGATAAGAGATGCCAATCGAAAGATGGTAGGTGCTGTTGGGGTTTCGCCTGTCGATTGTGTAAACTCCTTCCGGAGTCCGGCCATCCCCCTCGAATTGTTTGTGACCCTCAGGAGCGAAACCCAGCCCGACCGGATAGGTTTGCAAGACGCGATCGGCTCCGTCGAGAACAAGCAAGCGCTGTCCCTTGTAAAGCCGAACACGGGTGACTTCGGGTCCGTCATAGCTGCGGAACTTGCTGGCACACCCGGACAGAAACGCTACCAGCCCGCCCAACAGGACGGCGCGGCGGGGAAATCGGATGGTTTTCACTGCTCGATGCCTCTTTCGTGAGGTCTGTTATGGACATTACGTTACCTTGCAAATGCTGCGTGATCAATGTCCGTGGGCAAGCGCGGCCTTTGCCATCTGTGGGCCAACCTGCTCACCGCCGGACGGCGGCGCCTTGGCCTCTTGGCTGTTCAGCAGGCGCAGGGCATTGGCCACCACCAGCAATGACACTCCTACGTCGGCTGCAATCGCGCCCCACATCGATGCCAGTCCGAACGCGGTAGCGACAACGAAAACGCCCTTGGTCGCCAAGGAAATACCGATGTTCTGATGAATGATCGACATTGTCCGGCGCGAATGACCGATCAGCCAAGGCACCTTGCCGAGATCGTCGGTCATCAGGGCTATATCCGCCGTCTCGATTGCCGCGTCCGAACCAACGGCACCCATTGCGATGGCGTAATGCGCGCGCGCCATGGCCGGGGCGTCGTTGACCCCGTCGCCGATCATGGCCACCATGTCATGCGTTTCGACCAGTTCTTCGATGGCAGTCACCTTGTCTTCGGGCAGAAGCTCGGCACGGACCTCGTCGATGCCGACCTCGGCTGCAACAGCGCGCGCTGTCCGCTCGTTATCACCGGTCAGCATGACGATGGTCTTCACACCCTGCGCGTGAAGCTGCGCCACGATGCCTTTGGCATCCGGGCGGATACGGTCGCGCAATTCCAAGATGCCGGTGACACCGGTGTCGTCGCCCACGGCAACAAGGGTGCTGCCAGCCCCTTCGATGCGGTCGCGCAAATCCTTCGGAATGGCGTCGCCGAAACCCTTCTCCTCGGCAAACCGGTCCGACCCCAGCCAGATCGACCGGCCGTCTGTGCGTCCTTCAAGTCCCCTGCCCGGAACGGTTCGGGTATCTTCCGCGGCGGATACCTTGATGCCGTCGGCTTCTG
This window contains:
- a CDS encoding copper chaperone PCu(A)C, producing MKKYILTGTLAALLTLGGLSVPALAGPEDVVVENAWSRASIGMNRPGAAYMTIRNTGDEPVTLIGLTTPLAMMPEIHETKTNAEGVSSMSPAGEIAIAPGESVALEPGGLHAMLMRLQEPMTEGDTFPLTLLFDDGGEVTVKVPILGIAARGPED
- a CDS encoding DsbA family protein, coding for MNRRGLILSVLALGAAGFGGATWFAIRPGPVAEAEPVAPELAEAMIRPYSPILGPADAPVTIVEFFDPACEACRAFHPIVKDIMAEHGEAVRVVIRYTPFHGAASEEAIRVLEAARMQDVYVPVLEAVLREQPRWASHGAPAPGLILQIAATAGLDAEAARTQMLAPGVVAILNQDRADVEAVGIRQTPTFFVNGKPLDPFGEAELRRLVAAEVAAAQS
- the lspA gene encoding signal peptidase II; this encodes MIGVFAALAAFAIDQITKAIVVANAVTLSAGIPVFPGFNLVFYRNDGVTFGMLGGAPWWSLIAFALAICVWLGVMLFRADNAVETLAYGAIIGGALGNVIDRVRYRAVTDFLDFYIGTTHWPAFNLADVFVVSGVGLLLAAPWISARRSIKS
- the lnt gene encoding apolipoprotein N-acyltransferase, which produces MDQRAAFDQVVKPEILNRIALRHRLLSRMTLGFAAGAMTVLTFPPLSILLLVPVAYSALFVGLRDLSFGRAFLVGWAFGLGQFGFGIWWIAESFYVEAERFGTMAIPAVAGLSAGLAIFPAIAAALFAEIARRGAMGSLLACLLFATSWTVAEWLRGHVLTGFPWNLAGYALVDYAALRQTAAWVGSYGLSFLTVFVAVLPGAAAMASGRQRLTISLMALAGIATMWAVGTLRLQSDAQQPPGVDLRIVQGNIPQEEKWAPENREATFARYLELSTRPGDFDVLLWPETAFPGFLDEDTEARARIAAALPDGRVLLTGVPDRVPSEDGTRYFNTVQAFDETGEILTGYAKHHLVPFGEYVPFRGWLPIERLTAGLGDFTPGPGPRTLALPGVPLVAVAICYEIIFPGHVVDDLFRPDWIFNATNDAWFGTSIGPEQHLASARMRAVEEGLPVIRAANTGISAVIDASGEIVARLDTGETGIIDASLPSARPPTLYASFGDWMLLALILASWSWAMAPMRRLTTAA
- a CDS encoding DUF411 domain-containing protein yields the protein MKRMTQVLAITLALFPAAQALAEATAIDVRKTNGCGCCLSWMKHLEENGFVPTGQDMFGGLLVRFKLDNGVPQRMVSCHTALIDGYVIEGHVPAADIRRLLEERPDAVGLAVPGMPYGSPGMGPEDDREAYDVFLIRKDGSTEVFSSYAEG
- a CDS encoding M23 family metallopeptidase, whose amino-acid sequence is MRLRTLAACVAIAGTVSGAAIAISDSMSKEPVPPELAQAGSWMPQGPEAPQNVDIPVTLPAAAWADDAPDLSPLPLLQAAFADRPVQAIEPPLSTWSRDIAPGETLDFLLSEAGLAAPDRAEVALALGAEYDLRRLRPGHSVTVASTVDGSPRTVSLAVEDGVRIEVVFGEQMSTQVVAPDPEIVTLAGEAMIDSSIFAALDEAGIPARFSVDLAQMLGGTVDFRREMAGGETLRLLWREARVGEDRIGQPELAFAALEIGGSLYEIVWPDDGSGQATIYVDGEVLRVFAQPVEGARLSSVFGRRTHPVFGNVRMHTGVDFAAARGTPVQATAPGRVNFIGWRGGYGRVVEILHGSDTMTRYAHLSAVPEDLAQGQRVAAGDVIGRVGATGTATGPNLHYEVLVDGRPTDPLSDDRLAEAAESDADDTAALSRLAEARALLNENLGSEIAKTTTERL
- a CDS encoding L,D-transpeptidase family protein, with protein sequence MKTIRFPRRAVLLGGLVAFLSGCASKFRSYDGPEVTRVRLYKGQRLLVLDGADRVLQTYPVGLGFAPEGHKQFEGDGRTPEGVYTIDRRNPNSTYHLSIGISYPNEADIAFAEAQGLSPGGDIFIHGGPRPGIDPTNVRDWTAGCIAVTDREIEDIYAMVKDGTPIHIFA
- a CDS encoding ZIP family metal transporter, with the protein product MENLSPIMLGFLGSLAAGSLTAVGAVPVLFGRIPSRATRDLSLGFAAGVMLAASFFSLIIPALDAAEPMFENGAMPAAIVCVSILLGMGAVALMNEKLPHEHFKTGREGPEAASLRRVWLFIIAITIHNFPEGLAVGVGFGSGGMEGGLPLAIGIGLQNAPEGLAVAVSLLGEGYPKLRAWGIAALTGMIEPIGGLLGAGIITLSEPLLPWGLAFAAGAMLYVISHEIIPETHRSGHQNRATLGLAVGLVLMLFLDVWLG
- a CDS encoding SCO family protein, which translates into the protein MRRRAVLGYGAAGVGAVALMLFVGWWQVDGPGGPEPVGQRPVALTEMDFRLTDHEGNAVGPETLIGRPTMAFFGFTYCPDVCPTTLSDISGWLDDLGDEADEMNVVFITVDPERDTVETMAEYVGYFHPAIRGWTGPEEQIARVADGFRATYERVPAESGDYTMNHTASVFLFAASGRFVTMIDYHEPKEFAVPKIRRALEEEMEGAT